DNA from Actinomycetota bacterium:
TGATGACGGGAACGTGCAGGTTCTCGAGACGGCCGAACACGTCGCGAACGAGCAATCCGAGAGGATCATGGATGAGGCCTGCTTCGAACTCTTTGCCCCGACTCTTGAGATCGGCACCGACACAGAACGCCTTGTCACCGGATGCGGTGACGACGAGCACACGCGTATCGGGGTCGGCCTCGATGCCGGCGATGATGGCCGCCATCGTCTCGAGCATGGGCACCGTCAAGGCGTTCATCGCCTTGGGACGGTTCAGCGTCAGAACCCCTACGGCACCATCACGTTCATAGAGGACGGGTTCCTCCGGCGATGCACTGGCCTGGCTATCTGTCACTGCTGTCTCCTCTCGTCGAACATCTCAGTCACTGGATCCTGTGATCACGACACCGGCGTCGAGGAGTCCCTCGATCTCGTCGGTTCCGAATCCACATTCTTTCAGAATCTCGTCGGTGTGCTCGCCCGCCACTGGTGGGGACGACACAGCGAAGTCTCCGGGTGTCTCGGACAGTCGGCCGGGGAACACCGGTGAACGGACTTCACCGGTCGCGGGATGCTCGACCGTGACGATCGAGTCCCCGGTCACGATGTGCTCCTGTTGGATCAGTTCGGGGTACGACAGCAGGGGTCCACAGATGACGTCGACGGTGTCGAGGATCTCTACCCACTCTGCCGTCGTCCTTTCACGGAACAGGGGTTCGAGGATCTCACGCAGCGCAGGCCGACCGTTCACCCGCTTCTCGTTCGTGTCGAAACGTGAGTCGGTCGCCAGGCCCGGTTGGCCGAGCGCAGCGCACAGAGCGGGCCACCGCTTCGGCGTGTAGGCAGCGACCATGACGTGACCGTCACTCGTCGGGAAGGCCTCATTGGGTGCAGCGTAAGGGGCGGCGCTCCCGAGGCGTTGGGGCGGTCGACCACTGGCGAGGAACATCGAGAGCGGCACGACCTGGTACGCAAGGAGTGAGTCGAGGAGCGATACATCGACTCGCTGCCCTCTGCCGGTCCGCTCTCTGGCGAACAGGGCCGCGAGGATCGCCTGGGAGGCGAACACGCCGCCGGCCATGT
Protein-coding regions in this window:
- a CDS encoding CoA transferase; the protein is MPGALDGVTVLDLSQGAAGPTCAMHLGDLGAKIWKVEPPGGEWGRRLGPPFVGGAAAAFLGMNRNKRSIIIDLKTAGGADVVLRLVERSDVVLESFRPGVADRLGIGYDAVAERNPRAIYAAISAFGQTGPWRDRPGVDGVAQAMGGIMSVTGTPDGPPVKVGVPAADMAGGVFASQAILAALFARERTGRGQRVDVSLLDSLLAYQVVPLSMFLASGRPPQRLGSAAPYAAPNEAFPTSDGHVMVAAYTPKRWPALCAALGQPGLATDSRFDTNEKRVNGRPALREILEPLFRERTTAEWVEILDTVDVICGPLLSYPELIQQEHIVTGDSIVTVEHPATGEVRSPVFPGRLSETPGDFAVSSPPVAGEHTDEILKECGFGTDEIEGLLDAGVVITGSSD
- a CDS encoding enoyl-CoA hydratase/isomerase family protein, translated to MTDSQASASPEEPVLYERDGAVGVLTLNRPKAMNALTVPMLETMAAIIAGIEADPDTRVLVVTASGDKAFCVGADLKSRGKEFEAGLIHDPLGLLVRDVFGRLENLHVPVI